From Nitrospirota bacterium:
CGATCCCACCCATCACATCGTTGAGCTTGAAATCCTGCTTTGGGCTTAACGGATGACTGTTGTGGCACGTGATACAGGCGGACGAGACAGCACGGTCTGCATAGATGGCTTGGAAGTACTGCTTCTTGCCGCTTGAAACCACTCCGGTAATCGGTCGGTCAGGCTGTCGCCTGAGCACCTCCAGCGCTTTTCGTTCAAACTCGGTCGCAGGCGCGTTGCGTTGATAGATCGGAGAGAATCCGATCAGTCTGTAGCGGATGCCCCGTCCACTCTCGGCGACCAACCGGCCTGAATGTTGAAGAAACTGGGCCGGCAGCGGGAGTGCGCTGTCCTGTTCCCAATGTTCGGTCGCAGCGACGATGCCTTTCTCCTGCATACGGTTGACGATGTGCGTCGTGTAGATCGTCCGGTCGGCCTCCAGGACGGCATGCACGTAATCGGCGACTCTCTCCGGAGAGATGCCGCCGATGGGCGAGTTCTCCTTGGCTGCGTGAAGAGACGCCACGCCCCAGAGTCCCCCTACGAGGAATGTGATGGTTGCGGCTCGGAACGTGATGCGGACGGTGTCCATGGGCCTCCTTCGGGAGATCGTGGAGAACTGATTGGAAGGGTGACCACGCAGGTGGTGCCTTGGCCTTCGACGCTTTCGATACGGAGATCACCTCCAAACTTTCGGATAATCCGTCGTGCCACCGTGAGCCCGAGTCCAGAACCTTCCCCTTGTCCCTTGGTCGTGAAAAACGGATCGAAGACCTTTGACAGGTGCTGTTTGGAGATGCCGGGGCCGGAATCGGCGATCGTTGTCGTCACCGTGTGGTCTGACACGGCGGTCGTCAACGTGAGCGTGCCGGTTCCCTTCATGGCTTGGGTGGCATTGGTCACGAGATTCACCAACGCTTGCCGAAGTTGGTCCGGAAAGACCAGCACAGGTGTATCGCCCGCATAGGTTTTGTGGATCACAATGTCTTTCATTTCAACGGTGGTCTGTGCCGTGGCCAGCACTTGGTCCAAGATCTGCTCCACAGGCACCGGTACGTGCTGGTCGAAGGCCTCACGGTTTGTCACGCCGGTAAAATCTCGAACGATCGTCGCCATGCGACGGCCATGGGCCACGATGTCCCGGGCGCAGGTCCTGATATGCTCCAAGTCCTGCTCGTCCTGAATCGCTTCCCCCAACCCGATGATCCCAAATAAGGGGTTGTTGAGTTCGTGGCCGATTCCAGCCGTTAAGACCCCGAGGCTTCCCGTCTTTTCAGCCTGGACCAGCTTATCTTGTAGTTGGCTCTCGTCCGTGATGTCTCGAAGCACCAGCCCGATGCTATCTTCTTCT
This genomic window contains:
- a CDS encoding DUF3365 domain-containing protein, with the translated sequence MDTVRITFRAATITFLVGGLWGVASLHAAKENSPIGGISPERVADYVHAVLEADRTIYTTHIVNRMQEKGIVAATEHWEQDSALPLPAQFLQHSGRLVAESGRGIRYRLIGFSPIYQRNAPATEFERKALEVLRRQPDRPITGVVSSGKKQYFQAIYADRAVSSACITCHNSHPLSPKQDFKLNDVMGGIAITIPLE